DNA from Leptospira mayottensis 200901116:
TTTTTCGGGATTTTTTTGTAAGACGGTATATTGATTTTTTTTCTCAAGGATGGCTTTGATTTCCTCTTCTTCCTTTCCGTAAAATATAGAACCCTTTCGGATTCGAATTTTCACTTTACCTTTTCCACTATAAACCGCTTCTACTTCTCCTTTCCAAAGAGGAACCATTCTCGTATTAAGAGAGGATTCTTCCTTTTCTTGAGCTTGTGTGAACGATCCTAAGGAAAAAACGAAAAGAATTACGATCAGTCGTTTGAGTTTAAAAACGGAGTTGAAAATCATAATGCCCGATCGTCCTTTCGACAGAGAGGACGATTTCTATTTTTAATTTCGGCATAAATTTCCGGTTTAAAAAAGAATTTTAAGCGGATTCTTTCCTTGAAATTGAATCTTATTTCTTCTTTTTTTTGAAAGAAGATGGTCCACCTGATTTTTGATTTTTATCTCCTTTGGAAAATTTAGAATGAGACCCGTTATTGGAACTATTGCCGGAATGTGAGCCTGGATTTGATTTGGTTCTGGATCCCGAACCGGATCTTCCAAAATTCCGATCTCTGTGCTTTCCGGGTTTCTTTTTGAAGGAATTTCTTTCTTCGTATTTAAAATTTGATTCGAATTGTACGGAATCATCGAAAGTAACACTGTCCCTGAGGATCGTCATCTTAAACAAAGCGGCGGCGATATCCAGCGCTGTATAATCGTCTCCCATCAATTTTTCCACTTGGTTTACATACTTGCCGATATGACCCGCATCCACAATGGATCTAACTTTGGAAGTATAGGAATGAATTTTAGTTTCTTCAAGATCGTCTAACGTAGGAATTTTTCCTGCCTCGATTTTAATTCCATTGATTCGTTCTATCTTTTTAAGATTATAGATTTGTTTTCCGACGATAAAGGAGAACGCGATTCCTTTTTTGCCGGCTCTTCCTGTTCTTCCGATTCTGTGGACGTAGTCTTCCCCGTCTCTTGGAAGGTCGTAGTTGAATACCGCCTCGACATTGCTAACGTCGATTCCTCTTCCGGCCACGTCGGTCGCGACTAAGATTTCGATATTTCCGTTTCGAAATCCGTTCATTACTTTGTCCCTTTGTTTCTGATTTAGATCTCCGTGAAGGGCTTCCGCGAAGTAACCTCTCGATTTCAACAATTCTACGACGGTATCCACTTGCGCTTTTGTATTACAAAATACTAATGCGAGTTTTACGTTTCTATATTCGATCAATCTCGCGAGAGCTTCTCCTTTGGCATTCTCTTGAATCTCATAGTAGATTTGTTCGATTTTGGGTGCGCTCAATTTCTGATGAGTTACGTCGATGATTTGAGGATGTTTTTGAAATCTTTTCATCAAGGTAAGAATATCATCCGTCATCGTAGCGGAAAACATGATCGTCTGACGATCTATGGGAGTATCTTTTAGAATAAATTCCATGTCTTCGCGGAAGCCCATATCCAGCATTTCGTCGGCTTCGTCCAGGATCACGATCTTAATATCATTGAGACGTATGGAACCTCTTCTCATGTGGTCCATCATTCTTCCGGGAGTTGCGATTACAATCTGAGGATTTTTACGAAGCGCCCTGAGTTGTCTTTCTATTTCTTGACCACCATAAACAGGGACGACTTCGAAGTTTCCTTTGTATTTCATCAGTTTACGGAATTGTTCGCTGACTTGGATGACTAATTCTCTAGTCGGACAAAGAATTAAGGCTTGTAAATGTTTACTTTCTACTTCAAGAAGTTCAATCGTCGGAATTGCAAATGCGGCTGTTTTACCGGTGCCAGTTTGAGCGTGTCCGATAATATCTTTTCCCTTTAATATGACTGGAATTGCTTCTGATTGAATGGGAGAGGCTTCTTCAAAGCCCATTTCCAGGATCGCGTTTTGAATTTCGGCGGATAAGTTTAGTTCGCTAAACTTGAGTTTTTTCATAGAGATGTTCCTTTTAAAACGATGAATCGCCCGCTTCCGGGAACCTCTAATACTTTGAATTTTCAAGATAACTATCCGGAAGATCAAAAAGCGGATCGAAGAGAGGAAAATTGGAATCAGGAAAAATTCTGCGTCTTCGTTAATGAGACGTTTGTTTTTACTACGATTTTAGAATCGGTTATTTATACAAGGACAAAAGAGCAAAACGATTTGTACCTGATGATTTTGAGAGAGTTTGTGAAATCGATTTCAAAAATAAATTCGAATCTATTAAAAGCTAAACTTCGAAACGAAACTCATCGATTTTAATATGGTTTCTATTTAAAAATATATTATGCGAAATTTTATTTTCAGATTTATCACATACATTCAAAATTATTAAAGTTATTTTCGTTGCGATTTAAAATTGAATTGTCATCATCAAGTAACCGAATTGCGCTTGCGGAAGAAAGTTAGTTTTTCTGAATTCAAGATAAATTGAATCGTCGTTGAGTTTGCGCCGAACTGCATCGCCTGCAAAAATCCAACTCCCACCAAACGACCAAAGAATATCCTTGTATTTGAATGCATAAGTCGTATCGATTTCTCTAAATAAATTTTTTCCAAGCGTTGCAACCCCTCTTTGATCTAGGGCGCCTTTTTCACTTTGAACATAAGGATCCTTAAAACGTTCATTTGTGGTTGATTCCGTACTGGCTCCTTCTTTGAGGTTTCCCGTGACATCATACCAACCGTCTTGTTTTTTTTGCTTATCAATGATCCAATATGCGATCCTTAATTTACCAAATTTTCCGCCGTCCCATGTAAGGTTTGCGGATTTACCAATCATATTGACCCAACTTACTTGATCTGCTTCTCCTAAAAATCCGTGATTGGAGTGGAATAAATTCGAGAAGGTCGCAACTTTTCCGTCTTTTCGATTTGGATCTCCGCTGCCGACGTCGTAAGTCCCCCCAAACCGAAAAGACCCGATCGTATAACCGAAGTCGAATGTGAACGCATAAGCATCGTAACTTTGTTTTTCTTTGTAAATGTTATTGGTTACGGTCTTGCCGGTAAGGGGGTCGACGGTGGAAACGTTTGTGTTTAAGCTGTCCCAACCTGGCGTGACGTTCAGCCCGTTTTTCCCGTTTTGTATCGCGTATTCGACCGAAAAATCGAAAGGTATTTTTGCCTTTTTATCAGGAGTCGTTCTATTGGAAAGTCTGAGTCCAAATGTATGTAATTGGTCGAACCTGGAATCTTTCGGAATTGTCTCCGGATTGGGAAGAAGCAAAATAGTAGAGTTGTTCTGAGGAAACCATTTCTTATACAATCCGATGTAATAGGCGTCTATGTGAAGTAAGTCGGAAGATTTAAACGTATTGTAAAAACCGGTGAAAGTTGCATCTCCTTGCTGTTGTTTTGAAAGTTCGGCAGTCAACGTGCAAGCTGAAGGCGAAAAAGAATTGGGGGGACAATTGTATTGAATCGGAAACGAGTTTCTTTTTCCTAAATTTGTAGAATTACCCGCTACGTCTGAATCCTGCTCTCCGACGATCATGACCCAAGCGTGAGTGGAAAAAAGTTCTTTGTCAATTTTCAAACGAAAGCCATTAAAGCTTCTTCCTACGTTGTTCCATTCCAAA
Protein-coding regions in this window:
- a CDS encoding DEAD/DEAH box helicase; translated protein: MKKLKFSELNLSAEIQNAILEMGFEEASPIQSEAIPVILKGKDIIGHAQTGTGKTAAFAIPTIELLEVESKHLQALILCPTRELVIQVSEQFRKLMKYKGNFEVVPVYGGQEIERQLRALRKNPQIVIATPGRMMDHMRRGSIRLNDIKIVILDEADEMLDMGFREDMEFILKDTPIDRQTIMFSATMTDDILTLMKRFQKHPQIIDVTHQKLSAPKIEQIYYEIQENAKGEALARLIEYRNVKLALVFCNTKAQVDTVVELLKSRGYFAEALHGDLNQKQRDKVMNGFRNGNIEILVATDVAGRGIDVSNVEAVFNYDLPRDGEDYVHRIGRTGRAGKKGIAFSFIVGKQIYNLKKIERINGIKIEAGKIPTLDDLEETKIHSYTSKVRSIVDAGHIGKYVNQVEKLMGDDYTALDIAAALFKMTILRDSVTFDDSVQFESNFKYEERNSFKKKPGKHRDRNFGRSGSGSRTKSNPGSHSGNSSNNGSHSKFSKGDKNQKSGGPSSFKKKKK
- a CDS encoding alginate export family protein, with amino-acid sequence MKTYKLRIIQLSFILNVFLFSEIDAQKTRRAKRPKVRNTATQKIQEPIEVQKQKADTQVVPIETEIKEPKKDAPWYESVKLGGLIRIRPEARYNYDFDKFKNDNISFVGAKVQIWIEKELTQNMKARIVLQDSALWGGEKGSLIGIDTANDNTRQSVGIREAWVESKELIGPITLQVGRQILKYGDERLVGALEWNNVGRSFNGFRLKIDKELFSTHAWVMIVGEQDSDVAGNSTNLGKRNSFPIQYNCPPNSFSPSACTLTAELSKQQQGDATFTGFYNTFKSSDLLHIDAYYIGLYKKWFPQNNSTILLLPNPETIPKDSRFDQLHTFGLRLSNRTTPDKKAKIPFDFSVEYAIQNGKNGLNVTPGWDSLNTNVSTVDPLTGKTVTNNIYKEKQSYDAYAFTFDFGYTIGSFRFGGTYDVGSGDPNRKDGKVATFSNLFHSNHGFLGEADQVSWVNMIGKSANLTWDGGKFGKLRIAYWIIDKQKKQDGWYDVTGNLKEGASTESTTNERFKDPYVQSEKGALDQRGVATLGKNLFREIDTTYAFKYKDILWSFGGSWIFAGDAVRRKLNDDSIYLEFRKTNFLPQAQFGYLMMTIQF